The following are encoded together in the Onychostoma macrolepis isolate SWU-2019 chromosome 03, ASM1243209v1, whole genome shotgun sequence genome:
- the LOC131535820 gene encoding LOW QUALITY PROTEIN: interferon-induced very large GTPase 1-like (The sequence of the model RefSeq protein was modified relative to this genomic sequence to represent the inferred CDS: inserted 1 base in 1 codon), with product MDSVGLNLIKTAALGRPFQLGMLYDCRNDELIAGIRLWNKEQLEQNTCSRPQINTEFNVTASDSIKDKSNLLNIEGGLNLSVLGGLVQVSGSAKYLKDTKTSFIQQRLTLHYHSSSEFKELTVNQLPSENIPDDVNGIATHVVTGILYGADACFVFDRQVSSDEDKRTVKGEVKVALDKLMGIISLDANADLNMNDKEKTAVKDFTCRFYGDFQLQTNPTTFEDAMKVFADLPKLLKENQQLAVPLRVWLYPLHKLHSRASKLQKDISMDLIQETESVIESLNTAEMKCSDLLEDSPAVAFAAFHDKILQMKQNCYSYKLRLMKKLGSLLPNIRGDLMKDTALNDLLQEHDASPFRRSDLAEWLKKREKESEIIKTLLRRLNVYGAQVEVNIDVILMDLEDGNLVSYTFTSLDCSDLLLFQQTTYLSPPTQGETYKKSPDFKQKSWLSPETQKTMRRNLEIFKNLVNSKDCKQAKFIVSSKEMVNNPGSCILLYESECDEAVCFTPPSKPVCPVTEEVKGQSVVLKVVPSSCPATVERRLLYKVKQDTDWRSEAVLKYRDTVTLTDLRSGAEYEIKCAAVGKLNYTTYSDVMHLRIIEKSLISALDCVNDNLSFTENKCSELLKDTTTNTFNAFHKKIEDMRRFCQIYRQEFSDKSQSLIRSVQACEEETCALTNFLQTHEESPFNTQDLQEWITGKEKELNTVNEFLQQLLDFGAEVRMSLDTVLSDVKVENVVCYTFSSLEQPDELLSEQEHYLKAQTVWTNPGTSPRVLTWLTGNIREKMREHLIMFKELMILHSSQSTKFIVSSQDHKNDPGSCILLYEHGCDEAVCFTPPSKPACPVTEEVKGQSVVMKVVPSSCPATVELRLLYKVKQDTDWRSEAVLKDRDTVTLTDLRSGAEYEIKCAAVGKLSYTTESDVITVTTERENKEFGTAGIRADRHLQQEKTERGIIEHLFHRLHLDIRHNDKLRAADVLQINNHSLQYLEFCAEEELIQTFLQKLLMMNYRARCINARESNYEDQIQQRDDDLFEDESDIFESMFWSNERTSQSEQIHPMDVQMAVFHCADVFLKQLMVTKLSQCQYALPLLVPHPFTQQIEFPLWTFRQIHKSWKIRNRNNQIISQIQPVYKAETPMVFFFRSGSVSYSKSQLMNSLINEKHNTFFHRNCSGSSRTRVLMDGVVEIAWFCPSGSYGDKFTECVAFCNLHGDAGDHEKQLQILTEMSSVNVVLLEKLDRNDRHAAKFQNLYKDRKPLICVLTEDRSVVTKMEKRKYKIGLKDRNQSDVSEELRRAINDCLSESSSTFRLEDVSKHSDIRVDEEDDDDCRRGREAAQQMMSLLEKKDLTEIKESFLPHQGKLWHQWSQKNKELHRPRGDETEMDISRKITEIRKIREQQHRSEISEFMKIFIKEMNSDAANNKMFFLKWLRIVLDEYTSAGLSALHHKYDEKWSTVLQLKEQHYKSEQLKDEQTELDRISEELKDASFGLEHIMREIGQIYESCSSVKKNKKDLQVHFSSLPSLAAEMMISGFPLELMDGDAAHVPVIWISAVLDQLHQKLGDQRVFVLSVLGVRGSGKSTMLNAMFGLQFAVSAGRCTRGAFMQLIRVSDEMKTQMNTDYILVVDTEGLRALELSGRSTRHHDNELATFVVGLGNLTLINIFGENASELQDILQIVVQAFMRMKKVRLNPSCVFVHQNISDVTAGEXNMEGRRRLQETLDEMTKLAAKEEVYNANCFSDVIRFDVQKDVKYIPQLWEGNPPMAPTNPNYSENIQELKMTIMSHASRSHGMRLKDLKYRINDLWEALLNERFVFSFRSALEISAYRRLEIQYSKWSWRLRCAMMETENKLHNNIEHEAIHEVEETDLHRELKKTSEEVEKSMSEFFEEDRDADILIQWKTSFEIKIKELRENIMRETKRKLNKIIQQRDLKKKIDAQRTPHENTLYEKSKELALKLKDKSNDEEILKKEFDWFWEQCVKKVIRDTPAIRDIDIMRDVREILSDVY from the exons ATGGACTCAGTGGGACTGAATCTGATAAAAACAGCAGCTCTTGGGAGACCCTTCCAGCTCGGCATGCTGTATGACTGCAGAAACGACGAGTTAATAGCAG GAATCAGACTTTGGAATAAAGAACAACTGGAGCAGAATACTTGCTCTCGTCCCCAAATTAATACAGAGTTTAATGTAACAGCTTCAGACTCCATTAAGGACAAATCTAACTTACTAAATATTGAAGGTGGACTGAACCTGAGTGTCTTAGGTGGACTCGTCCAGGTTAGTGGATCAGCAAAGTATCTCAAAGACACCAAGACGTCTTTCATACAGCAGAGACTGACGCTACATTATCATTCATCCAGCGAGTTTAAAGAACTGACTGTGAATCAGCTGCCTTCTGAAAATATTCCTGATGATGTTAATGGCATAGCCACACATGTAGTAACAGGGATACTGTACGGAGCAGATGCCTGCTTTGTGTTTGACAGACAAGTTTCTTCAGATGAGGACAAAAGAACGGTGAAAGGAGAAGTAAAAGTGGCTCTAGATAAACTGATGGGTATCATTTCACTAGATGCGAACGCTGACCTGAACATGAATGACAAAGAGAAAACTGCAGTCAAAGACTTCACTTGTAGATTTTATGGTGACTTCCAGCTGCAGACTAATCCGACCACTTTTGAAGATGCAATGAAGGTTTTTGCTGATCTTCCGAAACTGCTGAAAGAAAACCAACAGCTGGCGGTTCCTCTGAGAGTTTGGCTTTATCCTCTGCACAAACTTCACTCAAGAGCTTCAAAACTTCAGAAAGACATCAGCATGGATCTGATCCAAGAAACTGAGTCAGTGATTGAGAGTTTAAATACGGCCGAGATGAAATGCAGTGATCTTCTGGAAGACTCTCCTGCTGTGGCTTTTGCTGCATTTCATGATAAAATTCTGCAAATGAAGCAAAACTGTTACAGCTACAAGTTGAGACTCATGAAGAAGCTCGGCTCTCTGCTGCCAAACATCCGCGGAGACTTGATGAAGGATACGGCACTGAATGATCTTCTACAAGAACATGATGCATCTCCATTCAGAAGAAGTGATCTTGCAGAATGgctgaaaaagagagaaaaagagtctGAGATCATTAAAACACTCCTCAGACGACTAAATGTTTACGGTGCACAGGTGGAAGTCAACATAGACGTAATCTTGATGGATCTGGAAGATGGAAATCTGGTCAGTTACACATTCACGTCACTGGACTGCTCAGATTTGCTTCTTTTTCAACAAACCACCTATTTGAGTCCTCCAACACAAGGAGAAACTTATAAGAAAAGCCCTGATTTCAAGCAAAAGTCTTGGCTCAGTCCAGAGACCCAAAAGACCATGAGGAGAAACTTGGAGATATTTAAGAACCTGGTGAATTCAAAAGACTGTAAACAAGCAAAGTTTATTGTGTCCTCAAAGGAAATGGTGAATAATCCTGGTTCCTGCATTCTTCTGTATGAAAGTGAATGTGATGAAGCTGTTTGTTTCACTCCTCCATCCAAACCAGTCTGTCCAGTCACAgaagaggtcaaaggtcagagtGTGGTTCTGAAGGTGGTTCCTTCATCATGTCCTGCTACAGTGGAGCGCAGATTACTGTATAAAGTGAagcaggacacagactggagaTCTGAAGCTGTGCTGAAGTATCGAGACACAGTTACTCTGactgatctgagatcaggaGCTGAGTATGAGATCAAATGTGCTGCGGTGGGGAAACTCAACTACACCACATACAGTGATGTTATGCATCTAAGGATCATTGAGAAGAGTCTCATCTCGGCATTAGACTGTGTCAATGATAATCTGAGCTTCACTGAAAACAAGTGCAGTGAACTGTTGAAAGACACCACGACAAAcacatttaatgcatttcacaAGAAGATTGAAGATATGAGGCGATTCTGCCAAATCTACAGACAAGAGTTCAGTGATAAAAGTCAGTCGCTGATCCGGTCAGTTCAAGCCTGTGAAGAAGAGACTTGTGCTTTGACCAATTTTCTACAAACTCATGAAGAGTCTCCATTTAACACACAGGATCTCCAGGAGTGGATCACGGGGAAAGAAAAAGAATTAAACACAGTTAATGAGTTTCTTCAACAATTACTGGACTTCGGAGCTGAAGTGAGAATGAGCTTAGATACAGTTTTGTCAGATGTTAAGGTGGAGAATGTGGTTTGCTACACATTTAGTTCCCTTGAGCAGCCAGACGAGCTGCTTTCTGAACAAGAACATTACCTGAAAGCTCAAACAGTGTGGACGAATCCAGGAACGTCTCCTCGAGTATTGACATGGCTCACTGGAAACATCAGGGAGAAAATGAGAGAacatttaatcatgtttaaggAGCTGATGATATTACACAGCAGTCAGTCCACTAAATTTATTGTTTCCTCACAAGACCACAAAAATGATCCTGGTTCCTGCATTCTGCTGTATGAACATGGATGTGATGAAGCTGTTTGCTTCACTCCTCCATCCAAACCAGCCTGTCCAGTCACTgaagaggtcaaaggtcagagtGTGGTTATGAAGGTGGTTCCTTCATCATGTCCTGCTACAGTGGAGCTCAGATTACTGTATAAAGTGAagcaggacacagactggagaTCTGAAGCTGTGCTGAAGGATCGAGACACAGTTACTCTGactgatctgagatcaggaGCTGAGTATGAGATCAAATGTGCTGCGGTGGGGAAACTCAGCTACACCACAGAGAGTGACGTGATCACAGTCACCACAGAG AGAGAAAACAAGGAGTTTGGAACTGCAGGAATCAGAGCAGATCGACATctacaacaagaaaaaactgaaaGAGGTATAATAGAGCATCTGTTTCACAGACTTCATCTTGATATCAGGCATAATGATAAACTGAGAGCTGCAGATGTTCTTCAGATAAACAACCATTCATTACAGTACCTTGAGTTTTGTGCTGAAGAAGAGCTGATTCAGACTTTCCTACAGAAACTACTGATGATGAACTACAGAGCAAGATGCATCAATGCTAGGGAATCAAATTATGAGGATCAAATACAACAAAGAGATGATGACTTATTTGAAGATGAGAGTGATATTTTTGAAAGCATGTTTTGGTCTAATGAAAGAACCAGTCAGTCTGAGCAAATCCACCCGATGGATGTCCAGATGgctgtgtttcattgtgctGATGTTTTCCTGAAGCAGCTGATGGTCACTAAACTGTCCCAGTGTCAGTATGCTCTGCCTCTGCTTGTTCCTCATCCATTCACACAACAGATTGAGTTTCCTCTCTGGACATTCAGACAAATCCACAAGAGCTGGAAGATCAGAAACAGAAACAATCAGATCATCAGTCAAATCCAGCCAGTCTACAAGGCAGAAACTCCAATGGTGTTTTTCTTCAGGTCTGGCTCTGTGTCTTACTCCAAGTCTCAGCTGATGAACAGTCTGATCAATGAGAAACACAACACGTTCTTCCACAGGAACTGCTCAGGCAGCAGCAGAACCAGAGTCCTGATGGATGGAGTGGTGGAGATCGCCTGGTTCTGTCCGTCTGGATCATACGGTGATAAATTCACTGAGTGTGTAGCGTTCTGTAATCTACACGGTGATGCAGGAGACCATGAGAAACAGCTGCAGATCCTCACTGAAATGAGCTCAGTCAATGTTGTTCTTTTAGAAAAACTTGACAGGAATGACAGACATGCAGCAAAATTTCAAAACCTGTACAAGGACAGAAAGCCACTCATTTGTGTTCTTACTGAGGATCGATCTGTTGTAACTAAAATGGAGAAAAGGAAATACAAGATCGGTCTGAAAGACAGAAATCAGTCAGATGTATCTGAAGAACTCAGAAGAGCCATAAATGATTGTCTCTCAGAATCATCTTCCACTTTCAGACTTGAAGATGTGTCCAAACACTCAGACATCAGAGTAGATGAGGAAGATGATGATGACTGCAGGAGAGGAAGAGAAGCAGCACAGCAGATGATGAGTTTACTGGAGAAGAAAGATCTGACAGAAATCAAAGAATCATTTCTGCCTCATCAGGGGAAACTGTGGCATCAGTGGAGTCAGAAGAACAAAGAACTACATCGACCTCGAGGAGATGAGACAGAAATGGACATCAGTAGAAAGATAACTGAAATTAGGAAAATACGTGAACAGCAGCATAGATCTGAAATCAGTGAGtttatgaagatctttattaaaGAAATGAACTCAGATGCTGCAAATAATAAGATGTTTTTCCTCAAATGGCTCAGAATCGTCCTGGATGAATATACATCAGCTGGTCTTTCTGCTCTACAtcacaaatatgatgaaaagtgGTCAACAGTATTACAACTGAAGGAGCAACATTATAAATCTGAGCAACTCAAAGATGAACAAACTGAACTTGACAGAATATCTGAGGAACTTAAAGATGCATCCTTTGGTTTGGAGCACATCATGAGGGAGATCGGTCAGATCTATGAATCATGTTCATCTGTGAAGAAGAACAAGAAAGACCTGCAGGTTCACTTCTCTTCTCTCCCGAGTCTCGCAGCAGAGATGATGATCTCTGGATTTCCACTGGAGCTGATGGATGGAGATGCTGCTCATGTTCCTGTGATCTGGATCTCTGCTGTTCTGGATCAACTCCATCAGAAACTGGGAGACCAGAGAGTCTTTGTGCTGTCAGTTTTAGGGGTTCGAGGCTCTGGGAAATCCACCATGCTGAATGCCATGTTTGGACTCCAGTTTGCGGTCAGTGCTGGCAGATGCACCAGAGGAGCTTTCATGCAGCTGATCAGAGTCTCAGACGAGATGAAAACACAGATGAACACTGACTATATTCTGGTTGTTGATACTGAGGGTCTTCGTGCTCTAGAACTGTCTGGAAGATCAACAAGACATCATGACAATGAACTGGCAACATTTGTTGTTGGTCTGGGAAATCTGACTCTGATCAACATCTTTGGTGAAAACGCATCTGAGCTGCAGGACATTCTTCAGATTGTTGTTCAGGCCTTCATGAGGATGAAGAAGGTCAGACTGAATcccagctgtgtgtttgtgcatcagAACATCTCAGACGTCACAGCTGGAG AAAACATGGAGGGAAGGAGACGACTGCAGGAGACACTGGATGAGATGACTAAACTCGCTGCTAAAGAGGAAGTCTATAATGCAAATTGTTTCAGTGATGTCATTAGATTTGATGTTCAGAAAGATGTGAAGTATATTCCTCAGCTCTGGGAGGGAAACCCACCGATGGCTCCAACAAACCCAAACTACAGCGAGAACATTCAAGAACTGAAGATGACTATTATGTCTCATGCCTCAAGATCACATGGAATGAGACTGAAAGACTTAAAATATCGTATTAATGATCTCTGGGAGGCTTTACTGAATGAACGATTTGTCTTCAGTTTCAGAAGTGCTCTGGAGATTTCAGCCTACAGGAGACTGGAGATTCAATACAGCAAGTGGTCCTGGAGGCTTCGCTGTGCCATGATGGAAACTGAGAACAAACTTCACAACAACATAGAACATGAAGCAATTCATGAGGTTGAGGAAACTGATCTTCACAGAGAGCTGAAGAAGACAAGTGAGGAAGTGGAAAAATCAATGTCTGAATTCTTTGAGGAAGACAGAGATGCAGATATACTGATTCAGTGGAAAACatcatttgaaatcaaaatcaaaGAGCTTCGGGAAAACATTATGAGAGAAACAAAGAGGAAATTAAATAAGATTATTCAGCAGCGAGACCTGAAGAAAAAGATTGATGCTCAGAGGACACCTCATGAAAACACTCTCTATGAAAAGAGCAAAGAACTCGCCTTAAAACTCAAAGACAAATCAAATGATGAAGAAATACTGAAGAAAGAGTTTGATTGGTTCTgggaacagtgtgtgaagaAGGTCATCAGAGACACTCCTGCAATCAGAGACATTGATATAATGAGAGACGTGAGAGAGATCCTCAGTGACGTCTAT